One Panicum virgatum strain AP13 chromosome 9K, P.virgatum_v5, whole genome shotgun sequence genomic region harbors:
- the LOC120650464 gene encoding uncharacterized protein LOC120650464 — MAAAAAVATVSSPSPASRRLLPSSSSAVPSLLRLPRPGRRLRRALRVVSAGGEADVLPGPGGEAEAAVPGRLEEPRDEPLGGSQLDIGGLAFQGDVGGGFAGGGGGAGSGASGGGGGNKTLDRGINTAIVLGASTFALTKLLTVDQDYWHGWTIFEILRYMPEHNWSAYEEALKANPVLAKMMISGVVYSLGDWIAQCYEGKPIFDFDRARMFRSGLVGFTLHGSLSHYYYHICEALFPFKDWWVVPAKVAFDQTIWSAIWNSIYFVVLGFLRLESPTTIYKELKSTFWPMLTAGWKLWPFAHLITYGVIPVEQRLLWVDCVELVWVTILSTYSNEKSEARNSDGPSTQDASKDNSR, encoded by the exons atggcggcggcggcggccgtggcgaccGTGTCCTCCCCATCCCCCGCCTCCAGGCGGctgctcccctcctcctcctccgcggtcccgtccctcctccggctcccgcGGCCGGGCAGGCGGCTCCGGCGCGCGTTGCGGGTCGTCTCGGCGGGGGGCGAGGCGGACGTGCTGCCGGGGCCGgggggcgaggcggaggcagcggTGCCGGGGAGGCTCGAGGAGCCGCGGGACGAGCCGCTGGGGGGGAGCCAGCTCGACATCGGCGGGCTCGCCTTCCAGGGCGACGTGGGCGGGGGCTTCgctggcggcgggggcggggccggCTCCGGGgcctccggcggcgggggaggcaaCAAGACGCTGGACCGCGGGATCAACACGGCCATCGTGCTCGGGGCCAGCACCTTCGCGCTCACCAAGCTCCTCACCGTCGACCAGGACTACTGGCAT GGGTGGACGATCTTTGAGATCCTCCGGTACATGCCCGAGCACAACTGGTCGGCATACGAGGAGGCTCTCAAGGCCAACCCGGTTCTGGCCAAGATGATGATCAGTGGCGTAGTCTACTCCCTCGGTGATTGGATAGCACAG TGCTACGAAGGCAAGCCGATCTTTGATTTCGACCGTGCTCGGATGTTCCGATCTGGGCTTGTTGGGTTCACTCTTCATGGCTCACTTTCTCATTACTATTACCATATCTGTGAG GCACTGTTCCCATTCAAGGATTGGTGGGTTGTCCCTGCAAAGGTTGCATTCGATCAGACAATCTGGTCTGCAATTTGGAACAGCATCTACTTTGTGGTCTTGGGTTTTCTTCGGTTGGAATCACCTACCACTATCTATAAAGAGCTCAAGTCCACATTCTGGCCCATGCTTACG GCTGGGTGGAAGTTGTGGCCTTTTGCGCACTTGATCACATATGGTGTGATTCCTGTTGAGCAAAGGCTTTTATGGGTCGACTGTGTGGAGCTAGTCTGGGTCACGATACTGTCAAC ttaCTCAAATGAGAAGTCGGAGGCAAGGAATTCTGATGGTCCGTCCACACAAGATGCTTCAAAG GACAACTCTAGATAG
- the LOC120650465 gene encoding translation initiation factor IF-2-like — protein sequence MGSCVSKKAAGARGKVAAPLPVAEKDKEGAHALPPVAEEEEEEVKEVVLSEAPAPRPPPEPVKRGQQPEAEEASAPSSKACSDSASVESSAAKAKVQQPGVEREAEKSAAADAPGKKGRTTAPEERESRPPRGGGSAGPGNGRARSPSPSSAHRRQQQHHHHPPEPRPRRREQQPPVVSGIGCRSGRFSPSAARRAAESAVRRTHSAREVDMALPSRRSLAAAINGTAGCYGGGGALSRRPDPGERSGRRSDSPTTGRRAPASPGATHRVGSPARKAAAKEQRHGTPERARPRARDGGELAGSGGGGERRKVAEGALGQNPSVAMECFIFL from the coding sequence ATGGGCAGCTGCGTGAGCAAgaaggccgccggcgccagggGCAAGGTGGCCGCCCCGCTCCCGGTAGCGGAGAAGGACAAGGAGGGCGCCCACGCGCTGCCGCCGGtggcggaggaagaggaggaggaggtcaaGGAGGTGGTGCTGTccgaggcgccggcgccgcggccgccgccggagccggtcAAGCGCGggcagcagccggaggccgaGGAGGCGTCGGCGCCGTCGTCCAAGGCGTGCAGCGACAGCGCGTCGGTGGAGTCGTcggcggcgaaggcgaaggTGCAGCAGCCCGGGGTGGAGCGGGAGGCGGAgaagagcgcggcggcggacgcgcccggcaagaaggggaggacgacggcaccggaggagagggagagcagGCCccccaggggcggcggcagtgCCGGGCCCGGGAACGGGCGCGCGAGGTCGCCGTCGCCCTCGTCGGCGCAcaggaggcagcagcagcaccaccaccacccgccggagccgcggccgcggcggcgggagcagcagcCTCCCGTGGTGTCCGGCATCGGGTGCCGCAGCGGCCGGTTCTCGCCGTCCGCGGCGAGGCGCGCCGCCGAGAGCGCCGTCCGGCGGACGCACTCGGCGCGGGAGGTCGACATGGCGCTCCCGTCGAGgcgctccctcgccgccgccatcaacgGCACCGCCGGCTGCTACGGGGGCGGGGGCGCTCTGAGCAGGCGGCCGGACCCCGGCGAGCGGTCGGGCCGGCGGTCCGACTCCCCGACGACGGGCCGGCGCGCGCCCGCCTCCCCCGGCGCGACCCACCGGGTGGGGAGCCCCGCGCGCAAGGCGGCCGCCAAGGAACAGCGGCACGGCACCCCCGAGCGAGCCAGGCCGCGCGCCAGGGACGGCGGGGAGCTAGCCGGATCGGGTGGAGGAGGGGAGCGCAGGAAGGTGGCGGAGGGTGCGCTGGGGCAGAACCCGTCGGTGGCCATGGAGTGCTTCATCTTCCTCTAG
- the LOC120650467 gene encoding agamous-like MADS-box protein AGL80, with the protein MARKKVSLQWIANDSTRRATFKKRRKGLMKKASELETLCDVDACVVVYGEGEAQPEVWPDVARAARVLARFRAMPELDQCKKMMDMEGFLGQLIDKHREQLHKARRENRERETTLLLHDAMAGRRPGGLAGLSVEEIAGLGWMVENLLHSVRGAIDRLQGQGQEAPAAATAALQIQPPPPQVGGLPLVPYGGHPRDVMTMQAAPPHPQAAWLMDVARAGGDLGALVYSGFGGGRGSFAGSGAAGTSNAAAAGTSNAAAAGADMLPPQLGNMGAAGFAWTDPAGLPFPPPM; encoded by the coding sequence ATGGCTCGGAAGAAGGTGAGCCTGCAGTGGATCGCCAACGACTCGACCCGGCGCGCCACGTTCAAGAAGCGGCGCAAGGGCCTGATGAAGAAGGCGAGCGAGCTGGAGACGCTGTGCGACGTGGACGCGTGCGTGGTGGTGtacggcgagggcgaggcgcaGCCGGAGGTGTGGCCGGACGTGGCCAGGGCGGCGCGGGTGCTGGCGCGCTTCAGGGCGATGCCGGAGCTGGACCAGTGCAAGAAGATGATGGACATGGAGGGCTTCCTCGGCCAGCTCATCGACAAGCACCGGGAGCAGCTGCACAAGGCGCGGCGCGAGAACCGCGAGCGCGAGACCACCCTCCTCCTGCAcgacgccatggccggccgccgcccggggGGCCTCGCGGGGCTCTCCGTCGAGGAGATCGCCGGCCTCGGCTGGATGGTGGAGAACCTCCTCCACAGCGTCAGGGGCGCCATCGACcgcctccaggggcaggggcaggaggccccggcggcggcgacggcggcgctgcagatacagccgccgccgccgcaggtgggCGGCCTCCCGCTGGTGCCTTACGGCGGCCACCCGCGGGACGTGATGACGAtgcaggcggcgccgccgcacccgcagGCGGCCTGGCTGATGGACGTGGCCCGGGCCGGAGGCGACCTCGGCGCGCTGGTCTACAGCGGCTTCGGTGGTGGACGCGGGAGCTTCGCTGGATCAGGCGCCGCCGGAAcctccaacgccgccgccgccggcacctccaacgccgccgccgcgggggcagacatgctgccgccgcagctcggCAACATGGGTGCCGCCGGGTTCGCGTGGACTGATCCTGCTGGTCTTCCTTTCCCTCCGCCCATGTAG